One genomic window of Evansella cellulosilytica DSM 2522 includes the following:
- a CDS encoding YcxB family protein, translating to MTNRLKVTGALTYEDFKKYNELHQRNTYISFFVIASLLTGLLFNQPLSETSLVFRLPMLLFLAVVFATFGTLLLRSLILLRVRNEFKTAKFIKREITYDISDEGITQLTNRSNVTVEWSDILKAHEHPAMFRLYISKNQAHVIPKRFFTSEEDIGVLRTLLKNNLPQEKRKMIL from the coding sequence ATGACTAATCGACTAAAAGTAACTGGGGCATTAACCTACGAAGACTTCAAAAAATACAATGAACTTCACCAACGGAATACATATATATCATTCTTTGTCATTGCAAGTTTACTAACAGGATTACTTTTTAATCAGCCACTTTCTGAAACGAGCCTCGTCTTCAGGTTACCAATGTTATTATTTCTAGCTGTCGTTTTCGCTACGTTCGGAACACTTCTTTTAAGATCGCTAATACTATTACGCGTACGTAACGAGTTTAAAACAGCAAAGTTTATAAAAAGGGAAATCACATACGACATTTCAGACGAAGGAATCACGCAATTAACAAACCGTTCAAACGTAACAGTGGAGTGGAGTGACATCCTCAAAGCACACGAGCATCCGGCAATGTTCAGACTCTACATCTCAAAAAACCAGGCACACGTCATACCAAAAAGATTTTTTACTTCTGAAGAAGACATAGGCGTATTAAGAACACTTTTAAAAAACAACTTACCTCAAGAAAAACGGAAAATGATATTATAG
- a CDS encoding DUF3231 family protein, which produces MDKQHSSHNEETIMHVKEHQQNKKLSAAEIGDLFTNYLGDSLFSCMFEHFLEVVEDEDVKQFITFANEVSQKHTKAIEQIYQSEGIPVPVAFGESDVRNGAPRLFSDTFMVFYTTEMSKAAMISYGNAIAAASRHDIIDYFDMCMQDSIATYKKGITLLSEKGLDITPPTIPYPKKRDFVDKESFISVITGKTRPLTALEIKHLQLNMNTNILGKALQLAFSQTTTMDELRSYFRKGAELSQETLLELEKLLVNEDLPAPKLMDAHITDATEAPFSDKLMLFHTALAIAAGIENFGIAVSNILRHDIHLQFGALSGKVAKFANEGTNLTIKYGWLEEPPTAADRDKLSSKPLH; this is translated from the coding sequence ATGGATAAACAACATTCATCTCATAATGAAGAAACCATCATGCATGTAAAGGAGCACCAGCAAAATAAGAAGCTTTCTGCTGCTGAAATTGGTGACCTTTTTACAAATTATTTAGGTGACAGCTTGTTTTCTTGTATGTTTGAGCACTTTCTTGAAGTTGTAGAAGATGAAGACGTAAAACAGTTCATTACATTTGCTAATGAAGTATCGCAAAAACATACGAAAGCTATTGAGCAAATCTATCAAAGTGAAGGGATTCCGGTTCCAGTCGCTTTTGGTGAAAGTGATGTTAGGAATGGGGCACCACGTTTATTTAGTGACACATTTATGGTATTTTATACGACAGAAATGTCGAAAGCAGCGATGATCTCCTACGGAAATGCCATTGCTGCAGCATCGCGCCACGACATCATTGACTACTTTGACATGTGTATGCAGGACTCGATTGCTACATATAAAAAAGGCATTACCCTGCTAAGTGAAAAAGGATTAGACATTACACCACCAACGATTCCCTATCCTAAAAAACGAGATTTCGTTGACAAAGAGTCTTTTATTTCAGTGATTACAGGAAAAACGAGACCATTAACTGCGCTCGAAATAAAACATCTGCAACTTAACATGAATACAAATATATTAGGAAAAGCACTTCAACTAGCATTTAGCCAAACAACGACGATGGATGAACTAAGAAGCTATTTCCGAAAGGGAGCAGAACTCTCTCAAGAAACACTTTTAGAACTAGAAAAGCTGCTAGTAAATGAAGATCTTCCTGCGCCAAAGCTAATGGATGCACACATTACAGATGCAACCGAAGCACCATTTTCAGATAAGCTAATGCTATTCCACACAGCATTAGCCATTGCGGCAGGAATAGAAAACTTTGGAATTGCAGTATCCAATATTTTAAGACACGATATTCACTTACAATTTGGTGCACTATCAGGAAAGGTAGCTAAATTTGCGAATGAAGGCACGAACTTAACCATTAAATATGGTTGGCTAGAAGAACCACCAACTGCAGCAGACCGCGACAAGCTTTCATCTAAACCATTACATTAG
- a CDS encoding DUF3231 family protein encodes MTSTSHIPLSSSELNNVWMTYQKKTLIVRFLEHFQEHVEDAEAKQILKEYYDISSKVVTDLENIFRQEGAAVPLGFTDNDVIKGTPKLFDFHYDMMFARLMTKISIGLYGLYSTMSYRKDIRDLYKQLTFDGQSIYDKCTGFLLDKGILSRPPYVSMPKGYPFVQDQDYLSGYHLLKETRSLNTTEVSLLHHAIETNLTGMQLMIGFAQSARNEEVKKYFVKGMELSKEVETTLGDFLRKDFIEPPATHAGKVTASKVPPFSDKMMMYITNLLSTFGLGSNALGGAFSLRSDLPITMAQIGQKIYFFAKEGGEIMIKNRWLEEPPKVEDRRKLTR; translated from the coding sequence ATGACCAGTACTAGTCACATTCCTTTGTCGTCATCAGAACTAAATAATGTCTGGATGACGTATCAGAAGAAAACGTTAATCGTTCGCTTTTTAGAGCATTTCCAAGAGCATGTGGAGGATGCTGAAGCGAAACAAATATTAAAAGAGTATTACGATATTTCCTCAAAGGTAGTAACGGATTTGGAGAATATTTTTAGACAGGAAGGAGCTGCAGTTCCTCTTGGATTCACTGACAATGACGTCATAAAAGGAACGCCTAAGCTATTCGATTTTCATTATGATATGATGTTTGCTCGTCTTATGACGAAAATTAGTATTGGCTTATATGGACTTTATTCTACGATGTCATATCGCAAGGATATTCGGGACCTCTATAAGCAGTTAACTTTTGATGGTCAAAGTATTTACGATAAATGTACTGGTTTTTTATTAGATAAAGGGATTCTCTCTCGTCCCCCTTATGTCTCTATGCCGAAGGGGTATCCTTTCGTCCAAGATCAAGATTATTTATCAGGATACCATTTACTTAAAGAAACACGTTCGTTAAACACGACGGAGGTATCTCTCCTCCACCATGCTATTGAAACGAACTTAACAGGGATGCAGTTGATGATTGGTTTTGCGCAAAGTGCTCGTAACGAGGAAGTCAAAAAATATTTTGTAAAAGGGATGGAATTATCAAAGGAAGTGGAGACAACGCTTGGTGATTTTCTCCGCAAAGATTTTATCGAGCCACCTGCGACACATGCTGGCAAAGTAACAGCATCTAAAGTTCCACCTTTTTCAGATAAAATGATGATGTATATCACCAACTTATTAAGCACTTTTGGGCTTGGCAGTAATGCGCTTGGAGGCGCATTTAGCTTGCGGAGTGATTTACCGATAACGATGGCTCAAATTGGACAAAAAATATATTTCTTTGCAAAAGAAGGTGGAGAAATTATGATAAAAAACAGGTGGTTAGAAGAGCCTCCAAAAGTGGAAGACCGCAGAAAGTTAACACGTTAA